Proteins encoded together in one Sinorhizobium meliloti window:
- the topA gene encoding type I DNA topoisomerase codes for MNVVVVESPSKAKTINKYLGPGYKVLASFGHVRDLPAKDGSVRPDEDFEMSWEVDGASAKRMKDIADAVKSSDGLILATDPDREGEAISWHVLDLLRKKKVIGDKPVKRVVFNAITKKAVLDAMAEPRDIDASLVDAYLARRALDYLVGFNLSPVLWRKLPGARSAGRVQSVALRLVCDREAEIERFVTEEYWNISALLKTPRGDEFEARLVSADGKRLPPKAIGNGEEANRLKSLLDGASYVVESVEAKPVKRNPSPPFTTSTLQQAASSKLGFSASRTMQVAQKLYEGVDIGGETVGLITYMRTDGVQMAPEAIAAARQAIGSQFGERYLPEKPRFYSTKAKNAQEAHEAIRPTDFDRTPDQVRRFLDGDMLRLYDLVWKRGIASQMASAEIERTTAEIVADNAGKKAGLRATGSVIRFDGFIAAYTDMKEDGEQSDDGDEGGRLPEINARENLAKQKINASQHFTEPPPRYSEATLIKKMEELGIGRPSTYAATVTTLIDRDYVEIDKRKLVPQAKGRLVTAFLESFFTRYVEYDFTASLEEKLDQISAGELNWKDVLRDFWKDFFSQIEDTKELRVTNVLDALNEELAPLVFPKREDGGDPRLCQVCGTGKLSLKLGKYGAFVGCSNYPECNYTRQLSSDSSGDAEAAAANEPQSLGKDPHTGEEITLRNGRFGPYVQRGDGKEAKRASLPKGWTPATIDHEKALALLSLPRDIGPHPESGKMISTGIGRYGPFVLHNGTYANLESVEDVFSIGLNRAISVLADKQSKGAGGGRTAAAALKELGEHPDGGAITVRDGRFGPYVNWGKVNATLPRGKDPQSVTVEEALALIAEREAKGGVTKGKAAKGKSAAAKSAGAKSAKAASAGTAKAEKPKSAAKTKTKAAAKAKKD; via the coding sequence ATGAATGTTGTAGTGGTGGAATCGCCTTCCAAGGCCAAGACGATCAACAAGTACCTGGGCCCAGGCTACAAGGTGCTTGCCTCGTTCGGCCATGTGCGTGACCTGCCTGCCAAGGACGGATCGGTTCGCCCCGACGAAGACTTCGAGATGTCCTGGGAGGTCGACGGCGCCTCTGCCAAGCGGATGAAGGACATCGCCGATGCGGTGAAATCGTCCGACGGTCTCATTCTCGCAACCGACCCCGACCGCGAGGGCGAGGCGATCTCCTGGCATGTGCTCGACCTTCTCAGGAAGAAGAAGGTCATCGGCGACAAACCGGTCAAGCGCGTCGTCTTCAATGCGATCACCAAGAAGGCCGTGCTCGATGCGATGGCCGAACCCCGCGACATCGATGCCTCGCTGGTCGACGCATATCTCGCACGCCGCGCTCTCGACTATCTCGTCGGGTTCAATCTTTCGCCCGTGCTCTGGCGCAAGCTGCCGGGCGCACGCTCCGCGGGCCGGGTGCAATCGGTGGCGCTGCGCCTCGTCTGTGACCGCGAGGCGGAAATCGAGCGCTTCGTCACCGAAGAATACTGGAACATCTCGGCGCTTCTGAAGACGCCGCGCGGCGACGAATTCGAAGCGCGCCTCGTTTCGGCCGACGGCAAGCGGCTGCCGCCGAAGGCGATCGGCAATGGCGAGGAAGCCAACCGGTTGAAGTCCCTGCTCGACGGCGCGAGCTACGTCGTGGAGAGCGTCGAGGCAAAGCCGGTCAAGCGCAACCCCTCCCCGCCCTTCACCACTTCGACGCTGCAGCAGGCCGCCTCCTCGAAACTCGGCTTCTCGGCATCGCGCACCATGCAGGTTGCGCAGAAGCTCTATGAAGGCGTCGATATCGGCGGAGAAACCGTAGGTCTCATCACCTATATGCGTACGGACGGCGTGCAGATGGCGCCGGAAGCGATCGCCGCCGCGCGCCAGGCGATCGGCAGCCAGTTCGGAGAGCGCTATCTTCCGGAAAAGCCGCGCTTCTATTCCACCAAGGCAAAGAACGCCCAGGAAGCGCACGAGGCCATTCGCCCGACGGATTTCGACCGCACGCCGGACCAGGTTCGGCGCTTCCTCGACGGCGACATGCTCAGACTCTACGATCTCGTCTGGAAGCGCGGCATCGCGAGCCAGATGGCATCTGCGGAGATCGAGCGCACCACCGCCGAGATCGTTGCCGACAATGCCGGCAAGAAGGCGGGCCTCAGGGCAACCGGTTCGGTCATCCGCTTCGACGGCTTCATCGCAGCCTATACCGACATGAAGGAAGACGGCGAGCAGTCGGATGACGGCGACGAGGGCGGCCGCCTTCCGGAAATCAACGCGCGCGAAAATCTTGCCAAGCAGAAGATCAACGCCAGCCAGCACTTCACCGAGCCGCCGCCGCGCTATTCGGAAGCGACGCTCATCAAGAAGATGGAAGAGCTCGGCATCGGCCGTCCGTCCACCTATGCGGCGACCGTCACGACCCTCATCGACCGCGACTATGTGGAAATCGACAAGCGCAAGCTGGTGCCGCAGGCGAAGGGCCGTCTGGTCACGGCGTTCCTCGAAAGCTTCTTCACCCGCTATGTCGAATATGACTTCACCGCGTCGCTCGAGGAGAAACTGGACCAGATTTCGGCAGGCGAGCTCAATTGGAAGGACGTGCTGCGTGACTTCTGGAAGGACTTCTTCTCCCAGATCGAGGACACCAAGGAACTGCGCGTCACCAACGTGCTCGATGCGCTCAACGAGGAATTGGCACCGCTCGTGTTCCCGAAGCGGGAAGATGGCGGCGACCCGCGCCTTTGTCAGGTCTGCGGCACCGGCAAACTGTCCCTGAAACTCGGAAAGTACGGCGCTTTCGTCGGATGCTCCAACTACCCGGAATGCAACTACACGCGCCAACTCTCCTCCGACAGCAGCGGTGACGCCGAAGCAGCCGCAGCGAACGAGCCGCAAAGCCTCGGCAAGGATCCGCATACCGGCGAGGAGATCACGCTGCGCAACGGCCGCTTCGGCCCCTATGTCCAGCGCGGCGACGGCAAGGAGGCGAAGCGCGCCAGCCTGCCGAAGGGCTGGACGCCTGCAACGATCGATCATGAGAAGGCCCTGGCTCTTCTCTCCTTGCCGCGCGACATCGGGCCGCATCCGGAAAGCGGAAAGATGATCTCCACCGGCATCGGCCGCTATGGCCCCTTCGTGCTTCACAACGGCACCTATGCCAATCTGGAGTCGGTCGAAGACGTCTTCTCGATCGGTCTGAACCGCGCGATTTCCGTCCTTGCCGACAAGCAGTCCAAGGGCGCCGGCGGCGGTCGCACCGCCGCGGCGGCCCTCAAGGAGCTTGGGGAACATCCGGACGGCGGCGCGATTACTGTTCGCGACGGACGCTTCGGACCCTATGTCAACTGGGGCAAGGTGAATGCCACGCTGCCGCGGGGCAAGGACCCGCAATCGGTGACGGTCGAGGAAGCGCTTGCGCTCATCGCCGAGCGCGAAGCGAAGGGCGGCGTGACCAAGGGCAAGGCGGCAAAGGGAAAATCGGCCGCGGCAAAATCGGCCGGAGCGAAGTCTGCCAAGGCTGCATCGGCCGGAACCGCGAAAGCGGAGAAGCCGAAATCAGCAGCGAAGACGAAAACGAAAGCGGCCGCGAAGGCCAAGAAGGACTGA
- the dprA gene encoding DNA-processing protein DprA produces MPPGARRAGMALSERQKIAWLRLIRSDNVGPATFRDLISHFGNAEKALEALPELSRRGGADRSFRVATVEEAERELEAAHRFGAVFVGIGEPDYPDALRQIDGAPPLLATKGNLKAAARPSLGIVGSRNASVSGAKFAAMVARDAGAAGYVITSGLARGIDTAAHRASLRTGTIAVLAGGLDRPYPPENLGLLQEIVSGEGLAVSEMPFGWEPRARDFPRRNRLIAGISLGVAIVEAASRSGSLITARYAADFGRLVFAVPGSPLDPRCHGTNDLLKQGATVTTSSADVIEALAPLSRDDLFSRLDVKEPGIEEPRSTPPAPDDTDRARVVEALGPTPVEIDDLIRYTGLAAPQIHMVLVELDLAGQLCRHGGNLVSLATAE; encoded by the coding sequence ATGCCGCCGGGCGCTCGACGTGCCGGGATGGCGCTGAGCGAACGGCAGAAAATCGCATGGTTGCGGCTGATCCGAAGCGACAATGTCGGCCCCGCAACCTTCCGCGATCTGATCAGCCATTTCGGCAACGCAGAGAAGGCGCTCGAGGCGCTGCCGGAACTTTCGCGTCGTGGCGGGGCGGACCGGTCCTTCCGCGTCGCCACGGTGGAAGAAGCCGAGCGAGAACTCGAGGCCGCACACCGGTTCGGCGCCGTATTCGTGGGCATCGGCGAGCCCGATTATCCGGATGCGCTCAGACAGATCGACGGCGCCCCGCCTCTTCTCGCGACGAAGGGCAATTTGAAGGCGGCGGCCCGCCCCTCGCTTGGGATCGTCGGCTCACGCAATGCCTCGGTCAGCGGCGCGAAGTTCGCGGCGATGGTCGCCCGCGACGCCGGAGCTGCCGGCTATGTCATTACATCAGGGCTCGCCCGCGGCATCGACACCGCCGCCCACCGCGCCAGTCTGCGGACAGGCACGATCGCCGTGCTCGCGGGTGGGCTCGACCGCCCCTACCCGCCGGAAAATCTCGGCCTGCTGCAGGAAATCGTCTCCGGCGAGGGGCTGGCGGTCAGCGAGATGCCCTTCGGCTGGGAACCGCGCGCCCGGGACTTCCCGAGGCGGAACCGGCTCATCGCGGGCATCAGCCTCGGTGTTGCGATCGTCGAAGCCGCGAGCCGCTCAGGGTCACTGATCACTGCGCGTTACGCGGCCGATTTCGGCCGGCTGGTCTTTGCCGTGCCCGGGTCGCCTCTCGATCCGCGCTGTCACGGCACCAACGATCTCTTGAAACAGGGCGCGACCGTCACGACCTCTTCGGCGGACGTGATCGAGGCATTGGCGCCTCTCAGCCGCGACGATCTTTTCTCGCGGCTGGACGTGAAGGAACCGGGAATCGAGGAACCGCGATCGACGCCGCCGGCCCCGGACGATACCGATCGCGCTCGCGTCGTCGAGGCTCTCGGGCCGACGCCGGTCGAGATCGACGATCTCATTCGGTATACGGGGCTTGCCGCACCGCAGATCCATATGGTGCTCGTCGAACTGGATCTTGCCGGTCAGCTCTGCCGGCACGGAGGCAATCTCGTATCGCTCGCGACCGCCGAATGA
- the plsY gene encoding glycerol-3-phosphate 1-O-acyltransferase PlsY — translation MDMFSWQLGLPSTLASLVFGYLLGSIPFGLILTRMAGLGDVRKIGSGNIGATNVLRTGNKKLAATTLLLDALKGTAAAAIASYWGVEAGIAAGFAAFIGHLFPVWLSFRGGKGVATYIGVLLGLVPVMVLLFAVIWLAMAKITRYSSLSALVATAVVPIALYAAGHGKVAVLFAVMTFIAWIKHRANIQRLLSGTESRIGEKG, via the coding sequence GTGGACATGTTTTCCTGGCAGTTGGGGCTGCCTTCGACGCTCGCATCCCTTGTTTTCGGTTATCTGCTGGGCTCGATCCCGTTCGGCCTCATCCTGACGCGGATGGCCGGCCTCGGTGACGTACGCAAGATCGGCTCCGGCAATATCGGCGCGACGAACGTGCTCAGAACCGGCAACAAGAAGCTTGCCGCCACGACGCTGCTGCTGGATGCGCTGAAGGGCACGGCTGCCGCGGCGATCGCATCCTACTGGGGTGTCGAAGCGGGCATCGCCGCCGGTTTCGCCGCCTTTATCGGGCACTTGTTTCCGGTCTGGCTTTCGTTCCGGGGCGGCAAGGGCGTTGCCACCTATATCGGCGTACTGCTCGGCCTCGTGCCGGTGATGGTGCTCCTCTTCGCAGTCATCTGGCTGGCAATGGCAAAGATCACCCGCTACTCATCCCTGTCGGCGCTCGTCGCTACCGCTGTCGTCCCCATCGCGCTCTATGCAGCCGGCCACGGCAAGGTGGCCGTGCTCTTTGCGGTCATGACGTTCATCGCCTGGATCAAGCACCGCGCCAACATCCAGCGCCTCCTGAGCGGCACCGAAAGCCGGATCGGAGAAAAGGGCTGA
- a CDS encoding dihydroorotase, whose protein sequence is MTRPLVLQNLRIVDPSRNLDETGTVIVGDDGRILAAGKDAQNQGVPADAFVKDCAGLTAVPGLVDARVFVGEPGSEHRETIESASRAAATGGVTSFIAMPDTDPVIDDMALVEFVRKTARDKALVNVHPAAALTKGLLGQEMTEIGLLRDAGAVCFTNGRQPVHDTLVLRRAMTYAREFGAVVALETRDKYLGANGVMNEGLLASWLGLPGVPREAEIIPLERDLRIAGLTRASYHAAEISVPESAETIRIARENGTNVTCGISINHLTLNENDIGEYRTFFKLSPPLRTEDDRVAMVEALANGTIDIIVSSHDPQDVDTKRLPFADAADGAIGLETLAAAALRLYHSGEVPLMRLIDALSTRPAAIFGLDAGTLKPGARADIAVIDLDEPWVLHKETLVSRSKNTPFENARFTGRVVQTYVAGELVHSA, encoded by the coding sequence ATGACCAGACCACTCGTTCTGCAGAACCTCCGCATCGTCGATCCTTCGCGGAACCTGGACGAAACCGGCACCGTCATCGTCGGGGACGACGGCCGTATCCTCGCGGCGGGGAAGGATGCGCAGAACCAGGGCGTACCTGCGGACGCCTTCGTCAAGGACTGCGCCGGTCTCACCGCCGTTCCGGGCTTGGTCGATGCGCGCGTCTTCGTCGGCGAACCGGGCAGCGAACATCGCGAGACGATCGAGTCGGCCTCGCGTGCCGCGGCGACCGGCGGCGTCACTTCTTTCATCGCCATGCCGGACACCGATCCGGTGATCGACGATATGGCGCTGGTCGAATTCGTGCGGAAGACCGCGCGCGACAAGGCGCTCGTCAACGTGCATCCGGCGGCGGCCCTGACTAAGGGACTGCTTGGCCAGGAGATGACCGAGATCGGGCTGCTTCGCGATGCGGGCGCCGTCTGCTTCACCAATGGGCGACAGCCGGTACACGATACGCTCGTGCTTCGCCGCGCGATGACCTACGCGCGCGAGTTCGGTGCCGTCGTCGCGCTCGAGACCCGAGACAAGTATCTCGGCGCCAACGGCGTCATGAATGAAGGGCTGCTGGCGAGTTGGCTCGGCCTTCCCGGCGTTCCGCGCGAAGCCGAGATCATTCCGCTCGAACGCGACCTGCGCATCGCCGGCCTGACGCGTGCGTCCTATCACGCAGCCGAAATTTCCGTTCCCGAATCGGCCGAGACCATTCGCATCGCCCGCGAGAACGGCACCAACGTCACCTGTGGGATCTCGATCAATCACCTGACCCTGAACGAGAACGACATCGGCGAGTACAGGACTTTCTTCAAACTCTCGCCGCCTTTGCGCACCGAGGACGATCGCGTCGCAATGGTCGAGGCGCTGGCCAACGGAACGATCGATATCATCGTCTCGTCCCATGATCCCCAGGATGTCGACACCAAGCGCCTGCCCTTCGCGGATGCGGCGGACGGGGCGATCGGTCTCGAAACACTGGCGGCAGCGGCGCTGCGGCTCTACCACAGCGGCGAAGTGCCGCTGATGCGGCTGATCGATGCTCTGTCCACCCGTCCGGCCGCGATCTTCGGCCTGGATGCCGGCACGCTGAAGCCCGGCGCCCGGGCCGACATCGCCGTCATCGACCTTGACGAGCCTTGGGTTCTCCACAAGGAGACACTCGTCTCACGCTCCAAGAACACGCCTTTCGAAAATGCACGCTTTACCGGACGGGTCGTCCAAACCTATGTTGCGGGCGAACTCGTGCATTCGGCATAA
- a CDS encoding aspartate carbamoyltransferase catalytic subunit has protein sequence MITFPHRHLLGIKGLTEQDITLLLDRADEAVKISRQREKKTSSLRGLTQINLFFEASTRTQSSFELAGKRLGADVMNMSVGNSSVKKGETLIDTAMTLNAMHPDVLVVRHSSAGAASLLAQKVSCSVVNAGDGQHEHPTQALLDALTIRRAKGKLSRIIVAICGDVLHSRVARSNILLLNQMGARVRVVAPATLLPAGIAEMGAEVYHSMAEGLKDADVVMMLRLQRERMAGSFVPSVREYFHYYGLDAEKLKVAKDDALVMHPGPMNRGVEIASEIADGPQSVIEQQVEMGVAVRMAVMETLLLSQNQGPRL, from the coding sequence ATGATCACCTTCCCGCATCGCCACCTGCTCGGCATCAAGGGGCTGACGGAACAGGATATCACGCTCCTGCTCGATCGCGCCGACGAGGCCGTCAAGATCTCTCGACAGAGGGAGAAAAAGACCTCCTCGCTGCGCGGGCTCACGCAGATCAATCTGTTCTTCGAAGCCTCGACCCGGACCCAGTCTTCATTCGAGCTCGCCGGAAAGCGGCTCGGCGCCGACGTCATGAACATGTCAGTCGGCAATTCCTCGGTGAAGAAAGGCGAGACGCTGATCGATACGGCGATGACGCTGAACGCCATGCACCCGGACGTGCTGGTCGTTCGCCACTCGTCGGCCGGGGCTGCCTCGCTGCTTGCCCAGAAGGTCTCCTGCTCGGTCGTCAACGCCGGCGACGGCCAGCACGAGCACCCGACGCAGGCGCTGCTCGACGCGCTGACGATCCGGCGCGCCAAAGGCAAGCTCTCGCGGATCATCGTGGCGATCTGCGGCGACGTTCTCCACTCGCGCGTCGCCCGCTCCAATATCCTGCTTTTGAACCAGATGGGCGCCCGTGTGCGGGTCGTCGCGCCGGCGACGCTGCTTCCCGCCGGCATCGCCGAGATGGGCGCGGAGGTCTACCACTCCATGGCCGAGGGCCTCAAGGATGCGGACGTGGTGATGATGCTGAGGCTCCAGCGCGAGCGCATGGCCGGCTCATTCGTGCCTTCGGTGCGCGAATACTTTCATTACTACGGGCTGGACGCGGAGAAGCTCAAGGTCGCGAAGGACGACGCGCTCGTCATGCATCCGGGGCCGATGAACCGCGGTGTCGAGATCGCTTCCGAGATCGCGGACGGGCCGCAAAGCGTGATCGAACAGCAGGTCGAGATGGGCGTCGCCGTGCGCATGGCCGTGATGGAAACATTGCTTCTCTCCCAGAACCAGGGGCCGCGCCTATGA
- a CDS encoding acyl-CoA dehydrogenase family protein encodes MNQMNRTEQKLAELNQPKPWSGVNAFRSDPLVVDITSSMPKTLRDEFDGLGRYVTSPEAQELARMANEGVPKLKTHGPRGERLDVVEFHPAWHALMRRSMTTGLHSSAWENLPDERGRSHKVRAIRFYLTAQLECGHLCPLTMTSASVAAITASPAVQKEWAPKILSRKYDSSNRPWMQKSAVTIGMGMTEKQGGTDVRANTSTAERVGEGIYRLTGHKWFMSAPMSDAFVMLAQTREGLGCFLVPRLLEDGGANGLRFQRLKDKLGNRSNASSEVEFSDTFGFLLGTPDAGIRTILDMVTLTRLDCALASAGMMRASLAEAVHHTRGRKVFGKALVSQPMMTRVLADMALDVAAASALSFRLAEAFDNAHGSAEDAAYARIMTPVAKYWCCKIAPALIYEAMECMGGNGYVEERALARHYREAPVNAIWEGSGNVMALDVLRVLGRRKELFEQLFATIGRDLGPAGRKTIEVLRAAMSLCERDEGAARMLVEQLALAAAAAELYRLGAGRIADAFLESRLAAGWRSTYGMLDSRFDSAYVLDLLYPAAT; translated from the coding sequence ATGAATCAGATGAACCGGACAGAACAAAAACTTGCAGAACTGAACCAGCCCAAGCCCTGGTCCGGTGTCAACGCCTTTCGCTCCGACCCGCTGGTGGTCGACATCACGTCCAGCATGCCGAAGACGCTGCGCGACGAGTTCGATGGGCTTGGGCGCTATGTGACTTCACCCGAGGCGCAGGAACTGGCCCGGATGGCCAATGAAGGCGTGCCGAAGCTGAAGACGCACGGGCCGCGCGGGGAGCGCCTCGACGTCGTCGAGTTCCATCCCGCCTGGCATGCGCTGATGCGCCGATCCATGACGACCGGCCTGCATTCTTCCGCCTGGGAGAACCTGCCCGATGAGCGCGGCCGCTCGCACAAGGTAAGGGCGATCCGTTTCTATCTGACCGCGCAGCTCGAATGCGGCCATCTCTGCCCGCTGACGATGACGAGTGCCTCGGTCGCGGCGATTACCGCTTCCCCCGCCGTCCAGAAGGAATGGGCGCCGAAGATCCTCTCGCGCAAATATGATTCGTCCAATCGGCCGTGGATGCAGAAATCCGCGGTCACGATCGGCATGGGCATGACCGAGAAGCAGGGCGGCACGGATGTGCGCGCCAATACCTCCACGGCCGAACGGGTGGGGGAGGGCATTTATCGCCTCACCGGACACAAATGGTTCATGTCCGCGCCGATGAGCGACGCTTTCGTGATGCTGGCACAGACCCGGGAGGGGCTCGGCTGTTTCCTGGTGCCACGGCTGCTGGAGGACGGTGGGGCCAACGGTCTGCGTTTCCAGCGCCTGAAGGACAAGCTGGGCAACCGTTCCAATGCGTCCTCCGAGGTCGAGTTTTCCGACACTTTCGGTTTCCTGCTCGGTACGCCGGATGCCGGTATCCGTACGATTCTGGACATGGTGACGCTGACCCGGCTCGACTGCGCGCTGGCCTCGGCCGGCATGATGCGCGCATCGCTCGCCGAAGCCGTCCATCATACCCGCGGCCGCAAGGTTTTCGGCAAAGCGCTTGTCAGCCAGCCGATGATGACCAGAGTGCTCGCCGACATGGCCCTGGATGTCGCGGCCGCAAGCGCGCTGTCGTTCCGCCTGGCCGAAGCCTTCGATAATGCCCATGGCAGCGCCGAGGATGCCGCTTACGCCCGCATCATGACGCCGGTCGCGAAATACTGGTGCTGCAAGATCGCCCCCGCGCTGATCTACGAGGCCATGGAGTGCATGGGCGGCAACGGCTATGTGGAGGAGCGGGCGCTTGCGCGCCACTACCGCGAAGCGCCGGTCAATGCGATCTGGGAAGGCTCCGGCAACGTTATGGCGCTCGACGTCCTGCGGGTGCTCGGGCGCCGCAAGGAACTGTTCGAGCAGCTCTTCGCAACGATCGGCCGCGATCTGGGTCCCGCCGGGCGCAAGACGATCGAGGTTCTGCGTGCCGCCATGTCGCTCTGCGAGCGCGACGAGGGCGCGGCACGCATGTTGGTCGAGCAACTGGCGCTGGCGGCGGCGGCTGCCGAACTCTACAGGCTCGGGGCCGGGCGCATCGCCGATGCGTTTCTGGAATCGCGCCTGGCCGCCGGCTGGCGCTCGACTTACGGCATGCTCGATTCGCGCTTCGATTCGGCCTATGTCCTCGATCTGCTCTATCCGGCCGCGACATAG
- a CDS encoding AEC family transporter encodes MTIVFESILPVFLLVLLGVALRRSTLVDQGLWIGLEQFGYYFLFPALLFSTLAKADLAGLEADATAVATVGSVTLMSAALLSAWPLLRRSGISGPTFTSVFQTATRWNAFIALAVAEKLFGAVGLSLTALVMALLIIPINFYNIAVLTWFGGGSRGIGFFFLKIITNPLIISSALGILFNLTGIELYEPVMTAVDMLASASLGLGLILVGAGLKVADALSPSIPALFAVVLKLIVMPVFMVGGSALLGIRGDALLVIAVGAAVPTAMNGYLLAKQMGGDAELYASVATIQTAASFLTIPLVLFVTGYVAAG; translated from the coding sequence ATGACCATCGTCTTCGAAAGCATTCTGCCCGTCTTCCTGCTCGTGCTCCTTGGTGTCGCGCTCCGGCGCTCTACGCTTGTCGACCAGGGGCTATGGATCGGGCTCGAGCAGTTCGGCTATTATTTTCTCTTTCCCGCGCTGCTCTTCTCGACGCTGGCGAAGGCGGACTTGGCCGGACTCGAGGCCGATGCGACGGCCGTCGCGACGGTCGGCAGCGTGACATTGATGTCGGCCGCCCTCCTCTCGGCCTGGCCTCTGCTGCGTCGAAGCGGCATTTCGGGCCCCACCTTCACGTCGGTCTTCCAGACGGCCACGCGATGGAATGCCTTCATTGCACTGGCGGTCGCTGAAAAACTCTTCGGCGCGGTTGGGCTCAGCCTGACGGCCCTCGTCATGGCACTGCTCATCATCCCGATCAATTTCTACAATATCGCCGTTCTGACCTGGTTCGGCGGCGGCAGCCGTGGCATCGGTTTTTTCTTTTTGAAGATCATCACCAATCCCCTGATCATCTCGTCGGCGCTCGGGATATTGTTCAACTTGACGGGCATCGAACTCTATGAGCCGGTGATGACGGCGGTCGACATGCTGGCGAGCGCTTCGCTCGGGCTTGGGCTGATCCTGGTCGGGGCCGGCCTCAAGGTCGCCGACGCCCTGAGCCCGAGCATCCCAGCCCTGTTCGCGGTCGTGCTCAAGCTGATCGTCATGCCGGTGTTCATGGTGGGCGGCAGCGCGCTTCTCGGCATCCGGGGGGATGCCCTGCTGGTCATCGCCGTGGGTGCGGCCGTCCCCACCGCCATGAACGGCTATCTTCTGGCCAAACAGATGGGGGGTGACGCGGAGCTTTACGCCTCCGTCGCCACGATCCAGACGGCGGCCTCCTTTCTGACGATACCGCTCGTGCTCTTCGTTACGGGCTATGTCGCGGCCGGATAG
- a CDS encoding DUF6105 family protein: MKWLLIFWGGPVMLLTGWYGLSYYDMSFGVFMLTREAHDLVFRVYGKILGMPPETIPPLVARAMILDSLIVFGLVALRKRRQIAAWYRRRYGASRSPEAPLASDANLSSAP, from the coding sequence ATGAAGTGGTTGCTCATCTTCTGGGGCGGTCCCGTGATGCTGCTTACGGGCTGGTACGGGCTCTCCTATTACGACATGAGCTTCGGCGTCTTCATGCTTACGCGGGAGGCGCATGACCTCGTCTTCCGGGTTTACGGGAAAATCCTGGGAATGCCGCCGGAAACCATTCCGCCGCTCGTCGCCCGGGCCATGATCCTCGACAGCCTGATCGTGTTCGGCCTTGTCGCGCTCAGGAAGCGGCGGCAGATCGCGGCCTGGTATCGGCGCCGTTACGGTGCGTCCCGATCGCCGGAAGCGCCTCTCGCCAGCGATGCCAATCTATCCAGCGCCCCCTGA
- the ruvX gene encoding Holliday junction resolvase RuvX — protein sequence MAILTMEELAERLPPYRSVAGLDLGTKTIGLSVSDLGRRFATPRDVIRRVKFGADAQALLAFAEKEGIAAFIIGLPVNMDGSEGPRCQATRAFVRNMGEKTDIPFVLWDERLSTVAAERVLIEMDVSRKKRAERIDSAAASFILQGALDRLASLARGASGDRDAP from the coding sequence ATGGCAATTCTCACGATGGAGGAACTCGCGGAGCGGCTGCCGCCCTATCGGTCGGTGGCCGGCCTGGATCTCGGGACGAAAACGATCGGCCTTTCGGTTTCCGATCTGGGGCGGCGCTTTGCGACGCCGCGCGATGTGATCCGCCGCGTCAAGTTCGGCGCCGACGCGCAGGCGCTCCTGGCCTTTGCGGAGAAGGAAGGGATTGCGGCCTTCATCATCGGCTTGCCGGTGAACATGGACGGATCCGAGGGGCCGCGCTGCCAGGCGACGCGTGCCTTCGTGCGCAATATGGGAGAAAAGACGGATATCCCCTTCGTCCTATGGGACGAACGCCTGTCGACGGTGGCAGCCGAGCGGGTACTGATCGAAATGGACGTATCGCGTAAAAAGCGGGCCGAACGTATCGACTCGGCAGCCGCTTCCTTCATTCTTCAGGGGGCGCTGGATAGATTGGCATCGCTGGCGAGAGGCGCTTCCGGCGATCGGGACGCACCGTAA